Proteins encoded in a region of the Nocardia asteroides genome:
- a CDS encoding DUF3558 domain-containing protein gives MRGGTGIRRTGFVAGAAGLVLLTGCGDPMPPSEPATSSGNATVSNSSASPGANTQPGFDPCTALTPEFLAQRQWDSKPPEPRQDSQGGITWRGCRYVARAGYGFVVETTNGTLDQVRSKYPAAVDVSAGDRKAVRYEARPDVPGGCTVNVEMRSGSLYILTNVPQTSANKHLVSCDIATDIARAVAPLLPAGS, from the coding sequence ATGAGGGGCGGCACCGGCATTCGAAGAACCGGGTTCGTTGCCGGAGCGGCAGGACTGGTTTTGCTCACCGGGTGCGGCGACCCGATGCCGCCGAGCGAACCGGCGACATCGTCCGGCAACGCGACCGTTTCCAATTCGAGCGCATCGCCTGGCGCGAACACACAGCCCGGTTTCGACCCCTGTACCGCTCTGACCCCCGAGTTTCTCGCCCAGCGCCAGTGGGACTCGAAACCTCCGGAACCCAGACAGGACAGCCAAGGCGGCATCACCTGGAGGGGATGCCGCTACGTCGCGCGGGCTGGGTACGGATTCGTCGTCGAGACGACAAATGGCACCCTCGATCAGGTCCGAAGCAAATACCCCGCCGCCGTGGACGTGTCGGCAGGTGACCGGAAAGCCGTGCGCTACGAAGCCCGTCCGGACGTACCCGGTGGTTGCACGGTCAACGTCGAGATGAGGTCCGGTTCGCTCTACATCCTGACGAACGTGCCACAGACATCGGCGAACAAACACCTCGTCTCCTGCGATATCGCCACCGATATCGCCCGAGCAGTCGCACCGCTGCTGCCCGCGGGCAGCTGA
- a CDS encoding FAD-dependent monooxygenase yields the protein MRNTTVLVSGASIAGPSLAYWLYRYGFAVTVVERAPALRPGGQAVDFKGSTHRTVLTRMGILDDVERRRTGTTDMVFVDEQGSRLAVLSGDFTGGDVEILRGDLSEIIYRRTADRCEYLFGDSITALTETATGVQVEFERAPARTFDLVFGADGIHSRVRRLAFGPERDFVKHLGYYYAVAGASPWSGEATGPRERAVAHAHNAPGRLAISGGPKAQQMYMFASPVLDYARDDSAAQRRILARTYAGIGWEVPRMLADMTEFDDVYLDSLGQVRMADGYTKGRVALVGDSAYGNTLGGFGTGLAVVGAYVIAGELACADGDHTVAFARYDEIMKRYAKIAGNSNAGRFLAPKTARGIRMRNRFLGSRLFTLMMKYGDNAANDIDLKDYPALLGAAGAR from the coding sequence ATGCGCAACACCACCGTTCTCGTCTCCGGCGCGAGCATCGCCGGACCGTCGCTGGCCTACTGGCTGTACCGTTACGGCTTCGCGGTCACGGTGGTCGAGCGCGCCCCGGCGCTGCGGCCCGGCGGTCAGGCCGTCGATTTCAAGGGCAGTACACACCGCACGGTGCTGACGCGGATGGGCATCCTCGACGACGTCGAGCGGCGCAGGACCGGCACCACCGACATGGTCTTCGTCGACGAGCAGGGCTCACGACTGGCGGTCCTGTCGGGAGACTTCACCGGCGGCGACGTCGAGATCCTGCGCGGAGACCTCTCCGAGATCATCTACCGCCGCACCGCCGACCGCTGCGAATACCTGTTCGGCGATTCGATCACCGCCCTCACCGAGACCGCCACCGGCGTGCAGGTCGAATTCGAGCGCGCGCCCGCCCGCACCTTCGACCTCGTCTTCGGCGCCGACGGCATCCATTCGCGGGTACGCAGGCTGGCTTTCGGGCCCGAGCGGGACTTCGTGAAACACCTGGGCTACTACTACGCCGTCGCGGGTGCGAGCCCGTGGAGCGGCGAGGCGACAGGCCCTCGCGAACGGGCGGTCGCCCACGCCCACAACGCTCCCGGACGACTCGCGATCAGCGGCGGCCCGAAGGCACAGCAGATGTACATGTTCGCCTCCCCCGTGCTCGACTACGCCAGGGACGACAGCGCGGCCCAGCGACGTATCCTCGCGCGGACCTACGCCGGGATCGGGTGGGAAGTGCCGCGGATGCTCGCCGACATGACCGAATTCGATGATGTCTACCTGGATTCGCTCGGTCAGGTCCGCATGGCCGACGGTTACACCAAGGGGCGGGTCGCCTTGGTCGGCGACTCCGCGTACGGGAACACGCTCGGCGGATTCGGCACCGGACTCGCCGTGGTCGGCGCGTACGTCATCGCGGGGGAATTGGCCTGCGCCGACGGCGATCACACCGTGGCCTTCGCCCGCTACGACGAGATCATGAAGCGCTACGCGAAGATCGCGGGCAACAGCAACGCCGGTCGTTTCCTGGCGCCGAAGACCGCGCGTGGCATCAGGATGCGGAACCGGTTCCTCGGTTCCCGGCTGTTCACGCTGATGATGAAATACGGTGACAACGCAGCGAACGACATCGATTTGAAGGACTACCCCGCCCTGCTCGGGGCGGCGGGCGCGCGCTGA
- a CDS encoding TetR/AcrR family transcriptional regulator: MPTPTALELLWGTGQRPKRGPKPALSLERIVGEAIALADAEGLGSLSMQRLAERLGFTKMSLYRYVPGKAELVALMLDTALGAPPEMSVGAEAPQDAWRDLLGEWCETIYERLRAHPWSLEVSVGARPVGPNEMAWMESALAALAGTGLTTAERLDTIVLLIGHARSLAQQQRVMDADAFEKQIAGQFAEMMAAAADRYPAAAAAFAEQGVVAGGEGALRFGIGRILDGLAVLIASRR, from the coding sequence ATGCCGACACCAACCGCACTCGAACTGCTCTGGGGGACCGGTCAGCGCCCTAAGCGCGGTCCGAAACCCGCGCTGTCGCTGGAGCGGATCGTCGGGGAGGCCATCGCGCTGGCCGACGCCGAAGGGCTGGGGAGCCTGTCCATGCAGCGGCTGGCCGAGCGTCTGGGCTTCACGAAGATGTCGCTGTACCGCTACGTGCCGGGCAAGGCCGAACTGGTCGCGCTGATGCTGGACACGGCGCTCGGCGCGCCCCCGGAGATGAGCGTGGGCGCGGAGGCGCCGCAGGACGCGTGGCGCGACCTGCTCGGCGAGTGGTGCGAGACGATCTACGAACGTCTCCGTGCCCACCCCTGGTCGCTGGAGGTGTCGGTGGGCGCGCGGCCGGTCGGCCCGAACGAAATGGCCTGGATGGAATCCGCGCTCGCCGCGCTCGCCGGAACCGGGCTCACCACCGCGGAACGCCTGGACACCATCGTCCTGCTCATCGGCCACGCCCGCAGCCTCGCGCAGCAGCAGCGAGTGATGGACGCCGACGCGTTCGAGAAACAGATCGCAGGGCAGTTCGCCGAGATGATGGCCGCCGCGGCCGATCGTTACCCGGCCGCCGCCGCCGCGTTCGCCGAGCAGGGCGTGGTCGCGGGCGGGGAGGGCGCGCTGCGATTCGGCATCGGGCGAATTCTCGACGGACTGGCCGTGCTCATCGCGAGCCGCCGGTGA
- a CDS encoding nuclear transport factor 2 family protein encodes MSDELDLKQDSITTVREFFAALELGAAEEAIDLLHPDIVWKNTSLPDVTGVRRVGGVLRGLRRDWLGFGVDLHHIAADGDIVLTDRTDYLRFGPVRVGFWVTGTFELRDGRIILWHDHFSWENFLRGTAAGLWRAALTRG; translated from the coding sequence ATGAGCGACGAACTCGACCTGAAACAGGACTCGATCACCACCGTGCGGGAGTTCTTCGCCGCGCTGGAGCTGGGCGCCGCCGAGGAGGCGATCGACCTGCTGCACCCGGACATCGTCTGGAAGAACACCTCGCTGCCCGATGTCACGGGCGTCCGCCGGGTGGGTGGCGTGCTGCGCGGCCTGCGCCGTGACTGGCTCGGCTTCGGGGTGGACCTGCACCACATCGCCGCCGACGGCGACATCGTGCTCACCGACCGCACCGACTACCTGCGCTTCGGGCCGGTGCGCGTCGGCTTCTGGGTGACGGGCACGTTCGAACTGCGCGACGGCCGAATCATCCTGTGGCACGACCACTTCAGCTGGGAGAACTTCCTGCGCGGCACGGCCGCCGGCCTCTGGCGCGCCGCACTGACCCGCGGCTGA
- a CDS encoding DUF488 family protein, translating to MPVDRLGPADVTEAVPRVDRWPEALAPSTELRRWFHADRDARGPQFAHRYRAELAALEVQQDLRELRALAAEGPVTLLTAVQDPVHSHVPGLLDLLGRVPATCWFTTNSRTRLSVPERGHGDRR from the coding sequence ATGCCGGTCGATCGGCTCGGGCCGGCGGATGTCACCGAAGCCGTGCCGCGGGTCGATCGCTGGCCCGAGGCGCTCGCCCCGTCGACCGAGTTGCGGCGCTGGTTCCACGCCGACCGGGACGCGCGCGGCCCGCAATTCGCCCATCGATACCGCGCCGAACTGGCAGCGCTGGAGGTTCAGCAAGATTTGCGGGAATTACGCGCTCTGGCCGCCGAAGGTCCGGTCACATTGCTGACAGCCGTACAGGATCCGGTGCACAGCCATGTTCCGGGGTTGCTCGACCTGCTGGGTCGAGTGCCCGCGACGTGCTGGTTTACGACAAATTCACGGACACGCCTTTCAGTCCCTGAGCGCGGACATGGGGATCGGAGGTAG
- a CDS encoding PhoH family protein: protein MTAARSVSAPSANSSSAKGGAAAKGARPSQLLGKTFVIDTSVLLSDPWSFTRFGEHDVVLPLVVISELEAKRHHHELGWFAREALRNLDDLRLQYGRLDQQVPIGAEGGTLQVELNHTDPAVLPVGFRTDTNDSRILACALNLAAEGRDVVLVSKDIPLRVKASAVGLQADEYHAQDVVTSGWSGMVELDVSTAHIDRLYAESVIDLDEARELPCHTGIRLLGVSSSALGRVTPDKRVQLVREREAFGLHGRSAEQRIALDLLLDESVGIVSLGGRAGTGKSALALTAGLEAVLERRTQRKVVVFRPLYAVGGQDLGYLPGTESEKMGPWAQAVFDTLDGLASREVMEEVLSRDMLEVLPLTHIRGRSLHDSFVIVDEAQSLERNVLLTVLSRLGTGSRVVLTHDVAQRDNLRVGRHDGVAAVVEKLKGHPLFAHITLTRSERSPIAALVTEMLEEYGPNA, encoded by the coding sequence GTGACTGCTGCACGCTCCGTTTCCGCTCCGTCGGCGAACTCCAGCTCCGCGAAAGGCGGAGCCGCCGCGAAGGGGGCCCGCCCCTCGCAATTACTCGGCAAAACCTTCGTCATCGACACGTCCGTCCTGCTGTCGGATCCCTGGTCCTTCACGCGGTTCGGCGAACATGACGTGGTGTTACCCCTGGTGGTCATCAGTGAACTCGAAGCCAAAAGGCACCATCACGAGCTGGGCTGGTTCGCGCGAGAAGCGCTGCGCAACCTGGACGATCTGCGCCTGCAGTACGGCAGGCTGGATCAGCAGGTGCCGATCGGCGCCGAGGGCGGAACGTTGCAGGTGGAACTGAACCACACCGATCCCGCGGTCCTTCCGGTCGGCTTCCGCACCGACACCAACGACTCCCGAATCCTGGCATGTGCGCTCAACCTCGCGGCCGAGGGCCGCGACGTGGTGTTGGTGTCCAAGGACATTCCGCTGCGGGTCAAGGCCAGTGCGGTGGGCTTGCAAGCCGACGAGTACCACGCCCAGGACGTGGTGACCTCCGGCTGGTCCGGCATGGTGGAGCTCGATGTCAGCACCGCGCACATCGATCGGCTCTACGCGGAGTCGGTGATCGATCTGGACGAGGCGCGAGAGCTGCCCTGCCATACCGGTATTCGGTTGCTCGGAGTCAGCTCCAGCGCACTCGGCCGGGTGACCCCGGACAAGCGGGTGCAACTGGTCCGTGAACGCGAGGCATTCGGGCTGCACGGCCGTTCCGCCGAGCAGCGCATCGCGCTCGATCTGCTGCTGGACGAGAGCGTCGGCATCGTCTCCCTCGGTGGCAGGGCGGGTACCGGCAAGTCGGCGCTGGCGTTGACCGCGGGCCTGGAGGCGGTGCTGGAACGGCGGACGCAGCGCAAGGTGGTGGTCTTCCGTCCGCTGTACGCGGTCGGCGGTCAGGATCTCGGCTACCTGCCCGGCACCGAGAGCGAGAAGATGGGTCCCTGGGCGCAGGCGGTCTTCGACACCCTCGACGGGCTGGCCAGCCGGGAGGTGATGGAGGAGGTGCTCAGCCGCGACATGCTGGAGGTGTTGCCGCTGACCCACATTCGCGGGCGGTCGCTGCACGACTCCTTCGTGATCGTGGACGAAGCCCAGTCGCTGGAGCGCAATGTGCTGCTCACGGTGCTCAGCAGGCTGGGAACCGGCTCACGGGTGGTGCTCACCCACGACGTGGCCCAGCGGGACAATTTGCGCGTCGGAAGGCACGACGGTGTCGCGGCGGTGGTCGAGAAACTCAAAGGCCACCCGTTGTTCGCGCACATCACGCTGACCCGTAGCGAGCGCTCGCCGATCGCGGCGTTGGTCACCGAGATGCTGGAGGAATACGGCCCCAACGCCTGA
- a CDS encoding esterase, translating to MHHFARRTAGFTAVLAAAGLALAGCGDDDDSDPGATMTGMMTSIMTTIASPTTTAADDDTTTTEGGATGTTAPAAGGTRIATPGGEIAVDGDIYEKYVELGGPTGTLGLPLEAEEQGPDDGEYQDFAGGTIYEAKEGEPHVVWGEIRKAWEENGGAQGPLGYPVSDEKDIPGGKQSDFTGGTITWVNGTITVTPK from the coding sequence ATGCACCACTTCGCTCGACGAACGGCTGGATTCACCGCAGTGCTCGCCGCCGCTGGGCTGGCCTTGGCCGGGTGCGGCGACGATGACGACTCCGACCCCGGCGCCACCATGACCGGCATGATGACGAGCATCATGACCACGATCGCGAGCCCGACCACCACCGCGGCCGACGACGACACCACCACCACCGAGGGCGGCGCCACGGGCACGACGGCCCCGGCGGCCGGGGGGACCAGGATCGCCACTCCGGGCGGCGAGATCGCCGTCGACGGCGACATCTACGAGAAGTACGTGGAGCTCGGCGGCCCGACCGGCACACTCGGCCTCCCGCTGGAAGCGGAGGAGCAAGGCCCCGACGACGGCGAGTACCAGGACTTCGCCGGCGGCACGATCTACGAGGCCAAGGAGGGCGAACCCCATGTCGTCTGGGGCGAGATCCGCAAGGCGTGGGAAGAGAACGGCGGCGCGCAGGGGCCCCTCGGCTACCCGGTCAGCGACGAGAAGGACATCCCCGGTGGCAAGCAGAGCGATTTCACCGGCGGCACCATCACCTGGGTGAACGGTACTATCACCGTCACGCCGAAGTAA
- a CDS encoding acyl-ACP desaturase: MQTLLTDRELLESLAVDVELLLRKHVDVADGWQPHDLVPWDDGRNFAFLGGTDWTPDQSELGETAKLALTVSVLIADNLPSYHREIGKYLRTGAWWRWVGRWTAEENRHEITIRNYLMVTRAVDPVELERLRMEHMTKGFRRPAMHLLDVLANCAFEESASAVRHRNIAALGENPLVTAIAERIALDDELQSVFFADLISAALDLVPDQAVRAIADRIAGFEVPTVTLSDGRDSDEVLAEAGVYDRAKEGELVFAPLLRRWNIFTRTDFGPDGELARDELSHLRD, encoded by the coding sequence GTGCAAACTCTCCTGACCGATCGCGAACTGCTCGAATCGCTCGCGGTGGACGTAGAACTGCTGCTGCGCAAGCACGTCGATGTCGCCGACGGGTGGCAGCCACACGACCTCGTGCCGTGGGACGACGGGCGCAACTTCGCCTTCCTCGGCGGTACCGACTGGACGCCGGACCAGTCCGAACTCGGTGAAACCGCCAAACTGGCGTTGACCGTCTCGGTGCTGATCGCCGACAACCTGCCCTCGTATCACCGCGAGATCGGCAAGTACCTGCGCACCGGCGCGTGGTGGCGCTGGGTCGGCCGCTGGACGGCCGAGGAGAACCGCCACGAGATCACGATCCGCAACTACCTCATGGTCACCAGGGCCGTCGACCCGGTGGAACTGGAGCGGTTGCGGATGGAGCACATGACCAAGGGCTTCCGCCGCCCGGCGATGCACCTGCTCGATGTGCTGGCCAACTGCGCGTTCGAGGAGTCCGCCAGCGCCGTGCGGCACCGCAACATCGCGGCGCTCGGCGAGAACCCCCTGGTCACCGCCATCGCCGAGCGCATCGCGCTGGACGACGAACTGCAGTCGGTGTTCTTCGCCGACCTGATTTCCGCCGCTCTCGATCTGGTGCCGGACCAGGCCGTGCGGGCCATCGCCGACCGGATCGCCGGTTTCGAGGTCCCGACAGTGACGCTTTCCGACGGCCGCGACAGCGACGAGGTGCTGGCCGAGGCGGGCGTCTACGACCGCGCCAAGGAGGGAGAGCTGGTCTTCGCTCCGTTGCTGCGTCGTTGGAACATCTTCACGCGCACGGATTTCGGTCCGGATGGCGAACTGGCGCGCGACGAGCTCTCGCACCTGCGGGACTGA
- a CDS encoding class II fumarate hydratase: MTEETETQYRIEHDTMGEVRVPVDALWRAQTQRAVENFPISGRGLERAQIRALGLLKAACATVNRDLGLLDPEKADAIVAAANEIAEGKHDDQFPIDVFQTGSGTSSNMNANEVIASLAEAKGVTVHPNDDVNMSQSSNDTFPTATHLAATEAVITDLVPALEHLRLALLDKSTEWRTVVKSGRTHLMDAVPVTLGQEFGGYTRQVAAGIDRIMATLPRLGELPIGGTAVGTGLNAPEGFGAKVVAELVRATGIDALREAEDHFEAQAARDGLVEASGALRTIAVSLTKIANDIRRMGSGPLTGLAEIQLPDLQPGSSIMPGKVNPVLPEAVTQVGAQVLGNDAAVAFAGANGAFELNVYIPVMARNLLESIRLLANVSRLFADKCVRGLVANVEHLRTLAESSPSIVTPLNSAIGYEEAAAVAKEALKEKKTIRQTVIDRGLLNEKLTEEELDRRLDVLAMAKVKEQD; encoded by the coding sequence ATGACCGAGGAGACGGAGACGCAGTACCGCATCGAGCACGACACCATGGGCGAGGTCCGGGTTCCGGTGGACGCTCTGTGGCGGGCGCAGACCCAGCGGGCCGTGGAGAACTTCCCGATCAGCGGACGCGGCTTGGAGCGCGCGCAGATTCGCGCGCTCGGCCTGCTGAAGGCCGCGTGTGCCACGGTGAACCGCGACCTGGGTCTGCTCGATCCGGAGAAGGCCGATGCCATTGTCGCCGCGGCGAACGAGATCGCGGAAGGCAAGCACGACGATCAGTTCCCGATCGACGTCTTCCAAACCGGTTCCGGCACCAGCTCGAACATGAACGCCAACGAGGTGATCGCCTCGCTGGCCGAAGCGAAGGGCGTCACGGTCCATCCGAACGACGACGTGAACATGTCGCAGTCGTCCAACGACACTTTTCCCACGGCAACGCATCTCGCCGCGACCGAAGCGGTCATCACCGATCTGGTTCCCGCGCTGGAGCATCTGCGGCTGGCGCTGCTGGACAAGTCGACCGAATGGCGCACGGTAGTGAAGTCCGGCCGCACCCATCTCATGGACGCCGTCCCGGTGACCCTCGGCCAGGAGTTCGGCGGCTACACCCGTCAGGTCGCGGCGGGCATCGACCGCATCATGGCGACACTGCCGCGGCTCGGCGAACTGCCGATCGGCGGAACGGCGGTCGGCACCGGGCTGAACGCGCCGGAAGGTTTCGGCGCGAAGGTCGTCGCCGAGCTGGTGCGCGCGACCGGCATCGACGCGTTGCGTGAGGCCGAGGACCACTTCGAGGCACAGGCCGCGCGCGACGGTCTGGTGGAGGCCTCCGGCGCGCTCCGCACGATCGCGGTGAGCCTGACCAAGATCGCCAACGACATTCGCAGGATGGGCTCGGGCCCGCTGACAGGTCTGGCCGAGATCCAGCTGCCGGATCTGCAGCCGGGCAGCTCGATCATGCCCGGCAAGGTGAATCCGGTACTGCCCGAAGCGGTCACCCAGGTCGGCGCGCAGGTGCTCGGCAACGACGCCGCGGTGGCCTTCGCCGGCGCGAACGGCGCTTTCGAATTGAACGTTTACATCCCGGTGATGGCGCGCAACTTGCTGGAGTCGATCCGCCTGCTGGCCAACGTCTCTCGCCTGTTCGCCGACAAGTGCGTGCGCGGCCTGGTCGCCAACGTCGAGCACCTGCGCACACTTGCCGAGTCCTCCCCCTCGATCGTGACACCGCTGAATTCGGCCATCGGCTACGAGGAGGCGGCCGCGGTCGCGAAGGAAGCGTTGAAGGAGAAGAAGACCATTCGCCAGACCGTCATCGATCGCGGTCTGCTGAACGAGAAACTGACCGAGGAGGAGCTCGACCGCCGCCTCGACGTGCTCGCCATGGCGAAGGTGAAAGAACAGGACTGA
- the glpX gene encoding class II fructose-bisphosphatase encodes MTATSPTPSRREAPDRNLALELVRVTEAGAMAAGRWVGRGDKEGGDGAAVDAMRQLVSSVSMRGIVVIGEGEKDEAPMLYNGEAVGDGTGPEVDFAVDPIDGTTLMSKGVPGAISVLAVAERGAMFDPSAVFYMHKIAVGPDAADVIDISAPIGENISRVAKAKNLSKSDLTVCILDRPRHAELIQQVRDAGARIRLISDGDVAGAIAAARPDSGTDILVGIGGTPEGIIAAAAMRCMGGELQGMLAPKDDEERQKAIDAGHDLDRVLTTEDLVSGDNVFFCATGVTDGDLLRGVRYYGGGASTHSIVMRSKSGTVRMIDAYHRLTKLREYSSVDFIGDEHAVPPLP; translated from the coding sequence ATGACGGCAACTTCTCCCACACCTAGCCGCCGCGAGGCGCCCGACCGCAACCTCGCACTCGAGCTGGTCCGCGTGACCGAGGCCGGGGCGATGGCCGCGGGCCGGTGGGTCGGACGCGGCGACAAGGAGGGGGGCGACGGAGCCGCCGTCGACGCCATGCGGCAGCTGGTCAGCTCGGTGTCCATGCGCGGCATCGTCGTCATCGGCGAGGGCGAGAAGGACGAAGCGCCCATGCTGTACAACGGCGAGGCCGTGGGCGACGGCACCGGTCCTGAAGTGGACTTCGCGGTCGACCCGATCGACGGCACCACGCTGATGTCCAAGGGCGTGCCCGGCGCGATCTCGGTGCTGGCCGTCGCCGAGCGCGGCGCCATGTTCGACCCGTCCGCGGTGTTCTACATGCACAAGATCGCCGTCGGCCCCGACGCCGCCGACGTGATCGATATCTCGGCCCCCATCGGCGAGAACATCAGCCGGGTCGCCAAGGCCAAGAACTTGTCGAAGTCCGACCTGACCGTCTGCATCCTGGACCGTCCCCGGCACGCCGAACTGATCCAGCAGGTGCGCGACGCGGGCGCCCGCATCCGCCTGATCTCCGACGGCGACGTCGCGGGCGCGATCGCCGCGGCCCGCCCCGACTCCGGCACCGACATCCTGGTCGGCATCGGCGGCACCCCCGAGGGCATCATCGCCGCCGCCGCGATGCGCTGTATGGGCGGCGAACTACAGGGCATGCTCGCGCCGAAGGACGACGAGGAACGGCAGAAGGCCATCGACGCGGGCCACGACCTCGACCGCGTCCTGACCACCGAAGACCTGGTCTCCGGTGACAACGTCTTCTTCTGCGCCACCGGCGTCACCGACGGCGACCTGCTGCGCGGCGTGCGCTACTACGGCGGCGGCGCGTCGACCCACTCGATCGTCATGCGCTCGAAGTCCGGCACGGTCCGCATGATCGACGCCTACCACCGCCTGACCAAGCTGCGCGAATACTCCTCGGTCGACTTCATCGGCGACGAACACGCGGTCCCGCCGCTGCCGTGA
- a CDS encoding DUF4245 domain-containing protein, with protein MSYQKPRILNDYRDLFWSLIPLVLIALVFAGLASQCSFAANGPTQGQIPHFDVEAALTADARSLPFPIRNPALPADWTPNSGSRESIGGTGGGSVSTVGYITPQGTYMRFTQSNATEEALARFVLGSRYASGAEQVGAQKWIVYAEQGSETAWITDLGQSRVLITGAGDQAAFTTLAQAITAAQPLQR; from the coding sequence GTGTCGTACCAAAAGCCGCGCATCTTGAACGACTACCGGGATCTGTTCTGGTCGTTGATCCCGTTGGTGCTGATCGCGCTGGTGTTCGCGGGCCTGGCCAGCCAGTGCAGTTTCGCCGCGAACGGTCCGACGCAGGGGCAGATCCCCCATTTCGACGTCGAAGCGGCGCTAACCGCCGACGCTCGTTCCTTGCCGTTCCCGATCCGGAACCCCGCTCTGCCCGCTGATTGGACGCCCAATTCCGGCAGCCGTGAATCCATCGGCGGCACCGGCGGCGGATCGGTCAGCACGGTCGGCTACATCACGCCGCAGGGCACCTACATGCGATTCACCCAGAGCAACGCGACCGAGGAGGCGCTGGCCCGGTTCGTGCTCGGGTCCCGGTATGCCAGCGGCGCCGAGCAGGTGGGGGCGCAGAAGTGGATCGTCTACGCCGAGCAGGGGTCGGAGACGGCGTGGATCACCGACCTCGGCCAGTCCCGCGTACTGATCACCGGTGCGGGCGACCAGGCGGCGTTCACCACGCTCGCCCAGGCGATCACGGCGGCGCAGCCGCTGCAACGCTGA
- a CDS encoding GNAT family N-acetyltransferase: MSALISPDLRTERLILRSWTADEAAAVLDDRRRPAWSADFPAEGDRVIAELFAANPDWLGPFGHRLIVERSSGLVVGSIGLFWPPSDGELEIGYGVVASRRARGYATEATVALTAHAFTAPGVRVVRADAELSNPSSVRVLEKAGFQRLSSAGGVARFRAVAAPRQE, from the coding sequence GTGTCTGCTCTCATTTCCCCCGACCTGCGCACCGAACGCCTGATCCTGCGGTCGTGGACCGCCGACGAGGCCGCCGCCGTGCTCGACGACCGGCGTCGGCCCGCGTGGTCGGCGGACTTTCCCGCCGAAGGAGATCGCGTCATCGCGGAGTTGTTCGCCGCGAACCCGGACTGGCTCGGCCCGTTCGGCCACCGCCTGATCGTCGAGCGATCGAGTGGACTCGTCGTCGGATCGATCGGGCTTTTCTGGCCGCCCTCCGACGGAGAGCTGGAGATCGGGTACGGCGTCGTCGCCTCGCGTCGCGCTCGTGGCTACGCCACCGAGGCCACCGTCGCCTTGACGGCGCACGCGTTCACCGCGCCCGGCGTCCGCGTGGTGCGCGCCGATGCGGAACTGTCCAATCCGTCGTCGGTGCGTGTGCTGGAGAAGGCCGGATTCCAGCGGCTGAGCAGCGCGGGCGGCGTCGCGCGATTCCGCGCCGTGGCCGCGCCGCGCCAGGAATGA
- a CDS encoding VOC family protein: MTIRRATPDVRTTDLAASREFYRLLGFREAMDLGWVVTMASPSNPTAQVLLVGPEAGQLQPDMSVEVDDVDAVHAAVTAAGADVVYPLRDEPWGVRRFFVRDPSGTVVNVVSHH, encoded by the coding sequence ATGACCATCCGCCGCGCCACGCCGGACGTCCGCACCACCGACCTGGCCGCCAGTCGCGAGTTCTACCGGCTGCTCGGCTTCCGCGAAGCGATGGACCTCGGCTGGGTCGTGACTATGGCCTCCCCGTCCAACCCGACCGCCCAGGTGCTGCTCGTCGGCCCGGAAGCCGGACAGCTCCAGCCCGACATGAGTGTGGAGGTAGACGACGTCGACGCCGTACACGCGGCGGTGACCGCCGCGGGCGCCGACGTCGTCTATCCCTTGCGCGACGAGCCCTGGGGCGTGCGCCGCTTCTTCGTCCGTGACCCGAGCGGAACCGTCGTCAACGTGGTGAGCCACCACTGA
- a CDS encoding exodeoxyribonuclease VII small subunit — protein sequence MAGFGYERARDELVNVVKILEQGGLDLDESLALWERGEALANRCEEHLAGARKRVEDALHRTDLEQRE from the coding sequence ATCGCCGGTTTCGGCTACGAACGCGCGCGCGACGAACTGGTCAACGTCGTCAAGATCCTCGAACAAGGCGGCCTCGACCTCGACGAGTCCCTCGCACTGTGGGAACGCGGTGAGGCGCTGGCCAACCGCTGCGAAGAACATCTGGCAGGGGCGCGCAAGCGCGTCGAGGACGCACTGCACCGCACCGACCTGGAACAGCGGGAATGA